From a single Accipiter gentilis chromosome 10, bAccGen1.1, whole genome shotgun sequence genomic region:
- the LOC126043977 gene encoding myosin-1B-like isoform X1: protein MSSDAEMAIFGEAAPYLRKSEKERIEAQNKPFDAKTSVFVAHPKESYVKGTIQSKESGKITVKTEGGETLTVKEDQIFSMNPPKYDKIEDMAMMTHLHEPAVLYNLKERYAAWMIYTYSGLFCVTVNPYKWLPVYNPEVVLAYRGKKRQEAPPHIFSISDNAYQFMLTDRENQSILITGESGAGKTVNTKRVIQYFATIAASGDKKKEEQQAGKMQGTLEDQIISANPLLEAFGNAKTVRNDNSSRFGKFIRIHFGATGKLASADIETYLLEKSRVTFQLKAERSYHIFYQIMSNKKPELIEMLLITTNPYDYQYVSQGEITVPSINDQEELMATDSAIDILGFTPDEKTAIYKLTGAVMHYGNLKFKQKQREEQAEPDGTEVADKAAYLMGLNSADLLKALCYPRVKVGNEYVTKGQTVQQVYNSVGALAKAVFEKMFLWMVIRINQQLDTKQPRQYFIGVLDIAGFEIFDFNSLEQLCINFTNEKLQQFFNHHMFVLEQEEYKKEGIEWEFIDFGMDLAACIELIEKPMGIFSILEEECMFPKATDTSFKNKLYDQHLGKSSNFQKPKPAKGKAEAHFSLVHYAGTVDYNITGWLDKNKDPLNETVVGLYQKSSLKTLALLFASAGGEAESGGGGGKKGGKKKGSSFQTVSALFRENLNKLMTNLRSTHPHFVRCIIPNETKTPGAMEHELVLHQLRCNGVLEGIRICRKGFPSRILYADFKQRYKVLNASAIPEGQFIDSKKASEKLLGSIDVDHTQYKFGHTKVFFKAGLLGLLEEMRDEKLAQLITRTQAMCRGFLMRVEYRRMVERRESIFCIQYNIRAFMNVKHWPWMKLFFKIKPLLKSAESEKEMANMKEEFEKTKEELAKSEAKRKELEEKMVKLVQEKNDLQLQVQAEADALADAEERCDQLIKTKIQLEAKVKEVTERAEDEEEINAELTAKKRKLEDECSELKKDIDDLELTLAKVEKEKHATENKVKNLTEEMAALDETIAKLTKEKKALQEAHQQTLDDLQAEEDKVNTLTKAKTKLEQQVDDLEGSLEQEKKLRMDLERAKRKLEGDLKLAHDSIMDLENDKQQLDEKLKKKDFEISQIQSKTEDEQALGMQLQKKIKELQARTEELEEEIEAERASRAKAEKHRADLSRELEEISERLEEAGGATAAQIEMNKKREAEFQKMRRDLEEATLQHEATAAALRKKHADSTAELGEQIDNLQRVKQKLEKEKSELKMEIDDLASNMESVSKAKANLEKMCRALEDQLSEVKTKEEEHQRMINDLNAQRARLQTESGEYSRQVEEKDALISQLSRGKQAFTQQIEELKRHLEEEIKAKSALAHGLQSARHDCDLLREQYEEEQEAKGELQRALSKANSEVAQWRTKYETDAIQRTEELEEAKKKLAQRLQDAEEHVEAVNAKCASLEKTKQRLQNEVEDLMIDVERSNAACAALDKKQKNFDKILAEWKQKYEETQAELEASQKESRSLSTELFKMKNAYEESLDHLETLKRENKNLQQEISDLTEQIAEGGKAIHELEKVKKQIEQEKYELQASLEEAEASLEHEEGKILRLQLELNQVKSEIDRKIAEKDEEIDQMKRNHLRIVESMQSTLDAEIRSRNEALRLKKKMEGDLNEMEIQLSHANRVAAEAQKNLRNTQAVLKDTQIHLDDALRTQEDLKEQVAMVERRANLLQAEIEELRAALEQTERSRKVAEQELMDASERVQLLHTQNTSLINTKKKLETDIAQIQGEMEDTIQEARNAEEKAKKAITDAAMMAEELKKEQDTSAHLERMKKNLDQTVKDLQHRLDEAEQLALKGGKKQIQKLEARVRELEAEVDAEQKRSAEAVKGVRKYERRVKELTYQCEEDRKNILRLQDLVDKLQMKVKSYKRQAEEAEELSNVNLSKFRKIQHELEEAEERADIAESQVNKLRVKSREFHKKIEEEE from the exons ATGTCATCGGACGCCGAGATGGCCATCTTTGGGGAGGCAGCTCCTTACCTCCGAAAGTCAGAAAAGGAGAGAATTGAGGCCCAGAACAAGCCTTTTGATGCCAAGACATCTGTCTTTGTGGCCCATCCTAAAGAATCCTATGTGAAAGGTACAATCCAGAGCAAAGAATCAGGGAAGATCACTGTCAAGACTGAAGGTGGAGAG ACCCTGACTGTGAAGGAAGATCAAATCTTCTCCATGAACCCGCCCAAGTACGACAAAATCGAGGACATGGCCATGATGACCCACCTCCATGAACCCGCTGTGCTGTACAACCTCAAAGAGCGTTATGCAGCCTGGATGATCTAC ACCTACTCGGGTCTCTTCTGCGTCACGGTCAACCCCTACAAGTGGCTGCCGGTGTACAACCCGGAGGTGGTGTTGGCCTACCGAGGCAAGAAGCGCCAGGAGGCCCCTCCACACATCTTCTCCATCTCTGACAATGCCTATCAGTTCATGCTGACTG ATCGTGAGAACCAGTCGATCCTGATCAC CGGAGAATCTGGTGCAGGGAAGACTGTGAACACAAAGCGTGTCATCCAGTACTTTGCAACAATTGCAGCGAGTGGAGATAAGAAGAAGGAAGAGCAGCAGGCTGGCAAAATGCAG GGGACACTTGAGGATCAAATCATCAGTGCCAACCCACTGCTGGAGGCTTTTGGTAATGCCAAGACAGTGAGGAACGACAACTCCTCACGCTTT ggTAAATTCATCAGAATCCATTTTGGTGCCACGGGCAAACTGGCTTCTGCTGACATTGAAACAT ATCTTCTGGAGAAGTCCAGAGTCACTTTCCAGCTCAAGGCAGAAAGAAGCTACCACATATTCTATCAGATCATGTCCAACAAGAAGCCGGAGCTAATTG AGATGTTACTGATCACCACCAACCCGTATGACTATCAGTATGTGAGTCAAGGTGAGATCACGGTTCCCAGCATTAACGACCAGGAAGAGCTGATGGCCACGGAT AGTGCCATTGACATCCTGGGCTTCACTCCAGATGAGAAGACAGCCATTTACAAGCTGACAGGGGCTGTCATGCACTATGGCAACCTGAAGTTTAAGCAGAAGCAGCGTGAGGAGCAGGCAGAACCGGATGGCACAGAAG TGGCTGACAAGGCTGCCTACCTCATGGGTCTGAACTCAGCTGACCTGCTTAAGGCCCTCTGCTACCCCCGAGTCAAGGTTGGGAATGAATATGTGACCAAGGGTCAAACTGTGCAGCAG gtATACAACTCAGTAGGTGCCTTAGCAAAGGCTGTCTTTGAGAAGATGTTCTTGTGGATGGTTATTCGCATCAACCAACAGCTGGATACGAAGCAACCAAGACAGTACTTCATTGGTGTCCTGGACATTGCTGGCTTTGAGATCTTTGAT TTCAACAGCCTGGAGCAGCTGTGCATCAACTTCACCAATGAGAAACTGCAACAGTTCTTCAACCACCACATGTTCGTGCTGGAGCAGGAAGAGtacaagaaagaaggaattgaATGGGAGTTCATTGACTTTGGGATGGACCTGGCTGCCTGCATTGAACTCATTGAGAAG CCCATGGGCATCTTCTCCATCCTGGAAGAGGAGTGCATGTTCCCCAAGGCAACTGACACCTCTTTCAAGAACAAGCTCTATGACCAGCACCTGGGCAAGTCCAGCAACTTCCAGAAGCCCAAGCCTGCCAAAGGCAAGGCTGAGGCCCACTTCTCCCTGGTGCACTATGCTGGCACGGTGGACTACAACATCACTGGCTGGCTTGACAAGAACAAGGACCCCCTGAATGAAACTGTTGTGGGGCTGTACCAGAAATCATCCCTGAAGACACTGGCCTTACTCTTTGCCtctgctggaggagaggcag agagtggtggtggtggtggcaagAAGGGTGGCAAGAAGAAGGGTTCTTCTTTCCAGACAGTATCTGCTCTTTTCAGG GAGAACCTCAACAAACTGATGACCAATCTACGCAGCACTCACCCCCATTTTGTCCGTTGCATCATCCCTAATGAAACAAAAACACCTG GTGCTATGGAGCATGAACTGGTGCTACACCAGCTGCGGTGTAACGGCGTGCTGGAAGGCATCAGAATTTGCAGGAAAGGTTTCCCAAGCAGAATCCTCTATGCAGACTTCAAACAGAG ATACAAGGTGCTTAATGCCAGTGCCATCCCAGAGGGACAGTTCATTGATAGCAAGAAGGCTTCTGAGAAGCTTCTCGGGTCAATCGATGTGGACCACACCCAGTACAAATTTGGCCACACCAAG GTGTTCTTCAAAGCTGGGCTGCTGGGACtcctggaggagatgagggatGAGAAGCTGGCACAGCTCATCACCCGCACACAAGCCATGTGCAGGGGCTTCCTGATGAGAGTGGAGTACCGGAGAATGGTGGAGAGGAG GGAGTCCATCTTTTGCATCCAGTACAATATTCGTGCATTCATGAACGTCAAGCACTGGCCCTGGATGAAGCTGTTCTTCAAGATCAAGCCCTTGCTGAAGAGTGCAGAATCTGAGAAGGAGATGGCCAACATGAAGGAAGAGTTTGAGAAAACCAAGGAAGAGCTTGCAAAGTCTGAGGCaaagaggaaggagctggaggagaaaatgGTGAAACTGGTGCAGGAGAAAAACGATCTGCAGCTCCAAGTGCAGGCT GAAGCTGATGCTCTAGCTGATGCTGAGGAAAGATGTGACCAgctcatcaaaaccaaaatccagctgGAAGCCAAAGTAAAGGAGGTGACTGAGAGGGCTGAGGACGAAGAAGAAATTAATGCTGAGCTGACAGCCAAGAAGAGAAAACTGGAGGATGAATgttcagagctgaagaaagacaTTGATGACCTCGAATTAACACTAGCCAAGGTTGAGAAGGAAAAGCATGCCACAGAAAACAAG GTGAAAAACCTTACAGaggagatggcagccctggacgAGACCATTGCCAAgctgacaaaagagaagaaagccctCCAAGAGGCCCATCAGCAGACACTGGATGACCTGCAGGCAGAAGAGGACAAAGTCAATACGCTGACCAAAGCTAAGAccaagctggagcagcaagtggaCGAT CTGGAAGGGTCCCTGGAGCAAGAGAAGAAACTGCGCATGGACCTTGAGAGAGCTAAGAGGAAACTCGAGGGAGACCTGAAGCTGGCCCACGACAGCATAATGGATTTGGAAAATGAtaagcagcagctggatgagaagctgaagaa GAAAGACTTTGAAATCAGCCAGATCCAGAGCAAAACTGAGGATGAGCAAGCCCTGGGCATGCAATTACAGAAGAAGATCAAGGAGCTGCAG GCTCGTACTGAGGAACTGGAGGAGGAAATTGAGGCTGAACGTGCCTCTCgggcaaaagcagagaagcatcgGGCTGACCTCTCGAGGGAGCTAGAGGAGATCAGCGAGCGCCTGGAAGAAGCAGGAGGGGCTACCGCAGCTCAGATCGAGATGAACAAGAAGCGTGAGGCAGAATTTCAGAAGATGCGCCGTGACCTCGAAGAGGCCACGCTGCAGCACGAAGCCACAGCTGCCGCCCTGCGGAAGAAGCACGCGGACAGCACAGCTGAGCTTGGGGAGCAGATCGACAACCTGCAGCgagtgaagcagaagctggagaaggagaagagtgaGCTGAAGATGGAGATTGACGACTTGGCCAGTAACATGGAGTCTGTCTCCAAAGCCAAG GCAAATCTGGAGAAAATGTGTCGTGCACTGGAAGATCAGCTAAGTGAGGTTAAGACAAAAGAAGAAGAGCATCAGCGCATGATCAATGACCTCAATGCTCAAAGAGCTCGTCTGCAGACAGAATCAG GTGAATATTCACGCCAGGTAGAAGAGAAAGATGCTCTGATTTCTCAGCTGTCAAGAGGCAAGCAGGCTTTCACCCAACAGATTGAGGAACTCAAGAGGCACCTAGAGGAAGAGATAAAG GCCAAGAGTGCCCTGGCCCACGGCTTGCAGTCTGCTCGCCACGACTGTGACTTGCTCCGGGAACAAtatgaggaggagcaggaagccAAGGGGGAGCTGCAGCGTGCCCTGTCCAAGGCCAACAGCGAAGTGGCCCAGTGGAGAACCAAATACGAGACGGACGCTATTCAGCgcacggaggagctggaggaggccaa gaagaagcttgcacagcgcCTGCAGGATGCAGAGGAACATGTCGAAGCTGTGAATGCCAAATGTGCTTCtctggaaaagacaaagcagaggctgcagaatgAAGTGGAGGACCTGATGATTGATGTGGAGCGATCAAATGCTGCCTGTGCAGCTCTGGATAAGAAGCAGAAGAACTTTGACAAG ATCCTGGCAGAATGGAAGCAGAAGTACGAGGAAACACAGGCTGAGCTGGAAGCCTCCCAGAAGGAGTCTCGGTCTCTCAGCACGGAGCTGTTTAAGATGAAGAATGCCTATGAGGAGTCCTTGGACCACCTGGAAACGCTGAAGCGTGAGAACAAGAACTTGCAGC AGGAGATTTCTGACCTCACGGAGCAGATTGCCGAGGGAGGAAAGGCGATTCATGAGCTGGAGAAAGTCAAGAAGCAGATTGAGCAGGAGAAATATGAACTCCAAGCCTCCCTGGAGGAAGCCGAG gcTTCCCTTGAACATGAAGAGGGGAAGATCCTGCGCCTCCAGCTTGAACTCAACCAGGTGAAGTCTGAGATTGACAGGAAGATAGCAGAGAAAGATGAGGAGATCGACCAGATGAAAAGAAACCACCTCAGAATTGTGGAGTCCATGCAGAGCACCCTGGACGCTGAGATCAGGAGCAGGAATGAAGCCCTGCGTCtgaagaagaagatggagggagacCTGAATGAAATGGAGATCCAGTTGAGCCATGCCAACCGTGTGGCTGCAGAGGCACAAAAGAACCTGAGAAACACACAGGCAGTGCTCAAG GATACCCAGATACACTTGGACGATGCTCTCAGGACACAGGAGGACCTGAAGGAGCAGGTGGCCATGGTGGAGCGCAGAGCAAACCTGTTGCAGGCTGAAATTGAGGAGCTAcgggcagccctggagcagacGGAGCGGTCGAGGAAAGTGGCTGAGCAGGAACTGATGGATGCAAGTGAGCGTGTGCAGCTTCTCCATACCCAG AACACCAGCTTGATCAACACCAAGAAGAAGCTGGAAACAGACATTGCCCAAATTCAGGGTGAAATGGAGGACACGATCCAGGAGGCCCGCAATGCTGAAGAGAAGGCCAAGAAGGCCATCACAGAT GCGGCCATGatggcagaagagctgaagaaggagcaggaCACCAGCGCCCACCtggagaggatgaagaagaacCTGGACCAGACGGTGAAGGACCTGCAGCACCGTCTGGATGAAGCCGAGCAGTTGGCCCTGAAGGGAGGCAAGAAGCAAATCCAGAAGCTGGAGGCCAGA GTGCGGGAGCTGGAAGCGGAGGTTGATGCTGAGCAGAAGCGCAGCGCTGAAGCCGTGAAGGGTGTGCGCAAGTACGAGAGGAGGGTGAAGGAGCTGACCTACCAG TGTGAAGAAGACCGGAAGAATATTCTCAGGCTCCAAGATCTAGTGGACAAGCTGCAAATGAAAGTGAAGTCCTACAAGAGGCAAGCTGAGGAGGCT GAGGAGCTGTCCAATGTCAACCTCTCCAAATTCCGCAAGATCCAGCACGAGCTGGAGGAAGCCGAGGAGCGGGCTGACATTGCAGAGTCACAGGTCAACAAGCTCCGAGTGAAGAGTCGGGAGTTTCATAAGAAGATAGAAGAGGAGGAATGA